From the Burkholderia sp. GAS332 genome, one window contains:
- a CDS encoding molybdate transport system substrate-binding protein, producing the protein MTTILKRISLSAVLAGSLSMLAVLAQAAGIKVISDSPLEPALTKVVDLYRQQTHNQVSLVFDPSPVVKKRIEDGEAADVVIVQPDFAEDLTKSGRVSAGDRPIIAHVGVGLGNRNDSPAYDISTVEKFKNTLLGADLLVFNSVKSGQAFASALDRLGIAEALKPKILRTTPNGIFEPVLKGNGNDMVAGTIPLIATTPGIKLLGPLPDDLQSTLTYTAVLMANTSQRDTAEGFIKFLVSRQAKDTFAANGAR; encoded by the coding sequence ATGACCACAATACTTAAGCGCATCAGCCTGAGCGCCGTCCTCGCAGGCTCACTGTCCATGCTCGCAGTATTAGCTCAAGCCGCCGGCATTAAGGTTATCAGCGATAGCCCCCTCGAGCCCGCATTGACCAAGGTCGTCGATCTTTATCGCCAGCAGACCCATAACCAGGTCAGCCTGGTGTTCGACCCATCGCCCGTCGTAAAGAAAAGGATTGAAGACGGCGAAGCGGCCGACGTTGTTATCGTCCAGCCGGATTTTGCTGAGGACCTCACGAAATCAGGCAGGGTGAGTGCAGGGGACAGACCGATAATCGCTCACGTTGGCGTCGGCCTCGGGAATCGCAACGACAGCCCGGCGTACGACATTTCAACGGTTGAGAAATTCAAGAACACCTTGCTCGGTGCGGACCTCCTTGTCTTTAACAGCGTAAAGTCAGGACAGGCCTTTGCAAGCGCCCTTGACCGGCTGGGAATTGCGGAAGCGCTCAAGCCGAAGATTTTACGCACAACGCCCAACGGGATTTTTGAACCTGTCTTGAAGGGCAACGGCAACGATATGGTTGCGGGCACAATTCCGCTCATCGCGACGACCCCCGGCATAAAACTCCTTGGCCCACTTCCGGATGATCTCCAGAGCACTCTCACCTACACTGCCGTGCTCATGGCAAATACCTCACAACGCGATACTGCCGAAGGGTTCATCAAGTTCCTGGTGTCTCGGCAGGCAAAGGATACGTTCGCTGCGAACGGTGCTCGGTGA
- a CDS encoding Transposase (manually curated) yields MGTTLSHSEGKKPGSRTGRPQYARELCDRMVGAAAACEPGVAVSKLARKNDINANMLFTWWRFLA; encoded by the coding sequence ATGGGCACTACTTTGTCACACTCTGAAGGGAAGAAGCCGGGTTCCCGAACAGGGCGTCCACAGTACGCCCGGGAGCTTTGTGATCGCATGGTGGGCGCGGCTGCGGCTTGCGAGCCTGGCGTTGCAGTCTCGAAACTGGCCCGCAAGAACGACATCAATGCGAACATGCTGTTCACCTGGTGGCGTTTTCTTGCCTAG
- a CDS encoding DNA-binding transcriptional regulator, MarR family, with the protein MTLRKAALPETLSKEDLETMSEFRYRLRRFLRFSEEVTHAAGVTPLQYQLMLQVRGFPGRSWATVGELAERLQAAPNGTAALVSRCESAGLVIRKPGEEDRRQVRVHLTAKGERYLLKLAALHKPEIESFGWTFRKKPARP; encoded by the coding sequence ATGACTTTGCGCAAAGCTGCCTTGCCTGAAACACTGAGCAAAGAAGATCTGGAAACAATGTCGGAGTTCCGCTACAGGCTGCGACGCTTCCTGCGGTTTTCCGAAGAGGTAACTCATGCCGCAGGGGTCACGCCTTTGCAGTATCAACTCATGCTGCAGGTGAGAGGTTTCCCCGGCAGATCGTGGGCGACGGTGGGCGAATTGGCCGAACGGCTGCAGGCGGCGCCGAACGGCACAGCCGCCTTGGTGTCGCGCTGCGAATCCGCTGGTCTTGTGATTCGTAAACCTGGAGAGGAGGACCGGCGCCAGGTGCGGGTTCATCTCACGGCGAAGGGCGAACGATACCTGCTGAAACTGGCGGCGCTGCACAAACCCGAGATCGAGTCTTTCGGCTGGACATTTCGCAAAAAACCCGCGCGCCCATAA
- a CDS encoding H+/Cl-antiporter ClcA: protein MRISELIDKRTIQRGRRLWLHYGVFWLGAIATGLLAVLYAQLIDMGYNAFLRYATHYWWLPLLVTPVIGAAGVWLTRRYFPGAEGSGIPQVIATLQDDGTLAPRLLSIRILVGKIFVSFLSILGGFTIGREGPTIHVGAALMFNLRRFYPQRFRAIRGTELEHRLALAGAAAGLSAAFNAPLAGVVFAIEELTRSFEQRTSGVLITAIIFAGVVSLGLQGNYTYFGTIDVGGHFPDLLVVAVLLIGAVSGVAGGLFCWLLLNTHRWMPTSVASWRARQPVAFGAVCGMIVAVIGVVSGGHTFGSGSAEARAMLEGRAQLGATYPLLKMASMVGSYLPGAPGGLFAPSLAIGAGIGNALHLIFGQMQLPMLIALGMVGYLAAVTQSPITAFVIVIEMINGHALVISLMATALISSQVSKLFAPALYEALSERYHTPSVAPKPAVAEDQHRE, encoded by the coding sequence ATGCGTATCTCAGAACTTATCGACAAACGTACAATACAACGTGGCCGGCGACTATGGCTGCACTACGGTGTATTCTGGCTCGGCGCTATCGCGACGGGCCTGCTCGCCGTCCTCTACGCGCAGCTAATCGACATGGGGTATAACGCTTTCCTGCGGTATGCGACGCACTACTGGTGGCTTCCATTGCTGGTTACACCCGTCATTGGCGCGGCTGGCGTCTGGCTGACCCGACGTTATTTTCCAGGGGCGGAAGGCAGCGGCATTCCGCAGGTAATAGCGACACTCCAAGACGACGGCACCCTTGCTCCCCGGCTTCTCAGCATCAGGATCCTGGTGGGCAAGATATTCGTATCGTTTCTATCGATACTGGGTGGATTCACGATCGGTCGCGAAGGGCCAACCATTCACGTTGGCGCGGCCCTTATGTTCAACCTGCGGCGATTTTATCCGCAGCGATTCAGGGCCATTCGCGGTACCGAGCTCGAGCACAGGCTCGCTCTCGCGGGGGCCGCTGCCGGCTTGTCGGCAGCCTTCAATGCACCGCTTGCTGGTGTCGTCTTTGCCATCGAGGAGTTGACCCGTAGCTTCGAACAGCGCACGAGTGGCGTGCTGATCACCGCCATTATTTTCGCCGGTGTCGTTTCATTGGGGCTGCAGGGAAACTACACCTACTTCGGAACTATCGACGTTGGCGGCCATTTTCCAGACCTGCTCGTCGTAGCAGTTCTGCTGATCGGCGCGGTGTCAGGTGTCGCAGGCGGCCTCTTTTGCTGGCTGCTGCTGAATACCCACCGCTGGATGCCGACTTCCGTCGCGAGCTGGCGCGCCCGCCAGCCGGTTGCATTCGGTGCTGTCTGCGGCATGATCGTCGCTGTGATCGGCGTTGTGTCGGGTGGGCACACATTCGGCAGCGGATCCGCCGAGGCGCGTGCAATGCTTGAAGGACGAGCGCAGCTCGGCGCCACCTATCCGCTGCTGAAGATGGCGTCGATGGTTGGCTCGTATCTGCCGGGGGCGCCAGGCGGCCTGTTTGCACCGTCGCTTGCCATCGGTGCGGGAATTGGCAATGCGCTGCACCTGATATTCGGCCAGATGCAGCTTCCGATGCTGATCGCCCTTGGCATGGTTGGTTATCTGGCAGCCGTTACACAGAGCCCCATTACCGCGTTCGTGATTGTCATCGAAATGATCAACGGCCATGCGCTCGTCATCTCGTTGATGGCAACTGCGTTGATCTCCAGCCAGGTGTCGAAGCTGTTTGCCCCTGCTTTATACGAAGCGCTGTCGGAGCGTTATCACACCCCGAGCGTCGCACCGAAACCTGCCGTCGCGGAAGACCAGCATCGGGAATGA
- a CDS encoding Nucleotide-binding universal stress protein, UspA family yields the protein MAPFNRILLCYDATPEGRLALRCGAALAQQLQTETHLLSIFDGTYWSSGFDVLSSMKFEVDEEAARETLREGLDRLRAWGVNATGHYSTGNAIDQISRLADSLKVDLIVIGHHPHGLFARWWTGENHALLLDRVSCGVLFKVAA from the coding sequence ATGGCCCCGTTCAACCGGATCCTTCTCTGCTATGACGCCACGCCGGAGGGGCGGCTCGCTCTGCGGTGCGGTGCAGCCCTCGCGCAGCAGTTACAGACTGAGACCCACCTGCTCTCAATTTTCGATGGCACATACTGGTCAAGTGGGTTCGACGTTCTATCGTCGATGAAGTTCGAGGTCGATGAGGAGGCAGCACGAGAGACACTGCGCGAGGGTCTTGACCGGCTGCGGGCATGGGGCGTGAACGCAACTGGACATTATTCAACCGGCAATGCGATTGACCAGATTTCCCGTCTGGCAGATTCATTGAAGGTCGATCTGATCGTCATTGGACATCACCCGCACGGATTGTTCGCGCGCTGGTGGACGGGGGAAAACCACGCATTGTTGCTTGACCGCGTATCTTGCGGCGTCCTTTTCAAGGTGGCTGCATGA